A genomic window from Fibrobacterota bacterium includes:
- a CDS encoding Mrp/NBP35 family ATP-binding protein, whose amino-acid sequence MPTIEQILESLRSVQDPDLHKDIVTLGFVQNLEIDCGGGVSFDLVLTTPACPIKDQLKAQAEDAVKVLGFEKVEARLSAVTTSRPGMDKAQMLPGVKNVLAIASGKGGVGKSTVTVNLAVALAMRGAKVGILDADIYGPSQGMMLGVTEDPEMDAERRVYPPTAQGVKVISMSMFNDDDAPVVWRGPMVSQMVQNFVRQVQWGELDYLLIDMPPGTGDIQLTLTQQAPITGAVIVSTPQDVALLDAKKGLKMFEKVSVPVLGIIENMSGFVCDGCGKVHDIFRRDGARKVAVGYGLPFLGSVPLEPGVALSGDSGAPVVASAPDSLSAKAFMEIAGRVASELSVLHAQAGKVMTEFDIDWGGASEEALEVAK is encoded by the coding sequence ATGCCCACCATCGAACAGATTCTCGAGAGCCTTCGTTCGGTCCAGGATCCGGACCTCCACAAAGACATCGTGACCTTGGGGTTCGTGCAGAACCTCGAGATCGATTGCGGTGGGGGAGTCAGCTTTGATCTTGTCCTCACCACGCCTGCCTGTCCCATCAAGGACCAGCTCAAGGCCCAAGCCGAGGATGCCGTCAAGGTATTGGGCTTTGAAAAGGTGGAAGCGCGGCTCTCCGCCGTGACCACCTCGCGCCCTGGCATGGACAAGGCGCAGATGTTGCCGGGCGTCAAGAACGTGTTGGCGATTGCTTCCGGCAAGGGCGGCGTGGGCAAATCCACCGTGACGGTCAATCTCGCGGTGGCGCTGGCCATGCGCGGGGCCAAGGTCGGGATTTTGGATGCCGACATCTATGGGCCTTCGCAGGGCATGATGTTGGGCGTGACGGAAGATCCAGAGATGGACGCCGAACGGCGCGTGTATCCGCCGACCGCGCAGGGCGTGAAGGTGATCTCCATGTCCATGTTCAACGACGACGACGCTCCGGTGGTCTGGCGCGGGCCCATGGTCAGCCAGATGGTCCAGAACTTCGTGCGCCAGGTGCAGTGGGGCGAACTGGATTACCTGTTGATTGACATGCCTCCGGGAACCGGCGACATCCAGCTCACGCTCACCCAGCAGGCCCCCATCACCGGGGCCGTGATCGTGTCCACGCCGCAGGATGTGGCGTTGCTGGATGCCAAGAAGGGTTTGAAGATGTTCGAGAAGGTCTCCGTGCCGGTGCTGGGGATCATCGAGAACATGAGCGGGTTCGTGTGCGACGGCTGCGGCAAGGTGCATGACATTTTCCGTCGCGACGGCGCGCGCAAGGTGGCGGTGGGCTACGGGCTTCCGTTCTTGGGCAGCGTGCCGCTGGAACCGGGCGTAGCCCTTTCCGGCGACAGTGGCGCACCGGTGGTGGCTTCCGCCCCGGACAGCCTTTCCGCCAAGGCCTTCATGGAGATCGCCGGACGCGTGGCCTCCGAACTTTCGGTGCTGCACGCGCAGGCGGGCAAGGTGATGACAGAATTTGATATCGATTGGGGAGGCGCTTCCGAAGAAGCCCTGGAGGTGGCCAAGTGA
- a CDS encoding DUF971 domain-containing protein translates to MSHAPVKIHRYKEGLFGVDWEDGNRTALPYRWLRGHCPCAHCVDEWTGVRRVGEAEVPFNVEPVRVESVGRYALRIHWNDKHDAGLYTYDYLRDLTAKWAQGPHVEPGAAPACGSKGGCV, encoded by the coding sequence GTGAGCCACGCGCCCGTGAAGATCCACCGCTACAAGGAAGGCCTCTTCGGCGTGGATTGGGAAGACGGCAATCGCACGGCGCTGCCGTACCGGTGGCTGCGCGGGCATTGCCCGTGCGCGCATTGCGTGGACGAATGGACGGGCGTGCGGCGCGTGGGCGAAGCAGAAGTCCCTTTCAATGTGGAACCCGTGCGGGTGGAATCGGTGGGGCGCTACGCCTTGCGCATCCACTGGAACGACAAACACGACGCCGGCCTGTACACCTACGACTACCTGCGCGATCTCACCGCCAAATGGGCCCAGGGCCCCCATGTGGAGCCCGGCGCCGCGCCTGCGTGCGGTTCCAAAGGCGGGTGCGTCTGA
- a CDS encoding LTA synthase family protein: MRLSSRPLFVRALAWVPAVWLVHAILRLAVLARPDAFGHPFVGKLHWYLFHAWSFDAVSIFLGSIPFLAHVWFWETRSPRWAKTGYWALAIGQAAMLPLAVADHELQRFMGSRLTFSLVGTYGNPASMKEVFRAMLDDRGGPGVPFVLLLGCVPLAIFLARRLARLPTLSTKPLRWVIGCFAFALVGWIYTQFVWGGFNREQKLRPVIQVWIDEITETVRPGMSQAAWNAGARRWRETWLSEAGADTAWTFPDSTRPFWRVPRTESVAAPPDRRNVVLIVMESGRGLNCGFLKPYGAVRDATPFLDSMAQTGKVWARHTCPSMPTVRALMAMHLGVPDHPDKNIATSFPALHHKAFTQILRDEGWQTRFFSGADPAWDNETPWLGRWYDGFDYSQSRERDEDLFAHVGEWMHENVSTQKPFLVTVMTKSNHYPFDQKPEWQTEPDLQKRHERSMRYMDSCIGVFVRGLQKEPWFSKTTFVVTGDHGFPLGEHGPGNMGFGLFDESTWVAMLAWGDSARLAPGVETGPSSHLDIPPTILALAGLRKPNHFAGHDLTHALPASRRTWATHYDELSVQTATWRAHSTISGQPREHGSQLFRYDIDVRELADSFAGRQPLFDSLVIDARARAVLAVEALRRDALAPASPR, from the coding sequence GTGCGTCTGAGCTCCAGACCTCTCTTCGTTCGCGCCCTGGCTTGGGTCCCAGCCGTCTGGTTGGTCCATGCGATCTTGCGGCTGGCCGTGCTCGCGCGGCCGGATGCGTTCGGGCATCCCTTCGTGGGCAAGCTCCATTGGTATCTGTTCCACGCCTGGAGCTTTGACGCGGTCTCGATTTTCCTCGGTTCCATTCCCTTTTTGGCGCACGTGTGGTTTTGGGAGACTCGCTCGCCGCGTTGGGCAAAAACTGGATATTGGGCGCTGGCGATCGGCCAGGCGGCCATGCTGCCTTTGGCGGTAGCCGATCACGAATTGCAGCGCTTCATGGGTTCGCGCCTGACGTTTTCGTTGGTGGGCACCTATGGCAACCCCGCCTCCATGAAGGAGGTCTTCCGCGCCATGCTGGATGATCGCGGCGGACCGGGCGTGCCTTTTGTGCTGCTCCTGGGCTGTGTGCCTTTGGCAATCTTCCTGGCCCGCCGGTTGGCGCGGCTTCCGACGCTCTCCACCAAACCGTTGCGCTGGGTGATCGGATGTTTCGCCTTCGCGCTCGTGGGCTGGATCTACACCCAATTTGTTTGGGGTGGATTCAACCGCGAACAGAAGTTGCGGCCCGTGATCCAGGTGTGGATCGATGAAATCACGGAAACCGTGCGTCCCGGCATGAGCCAAGCGGCTTGGAATGCCGGTGCGCGCCGTTGGCGCGAGACCTGGCTTTCCGAAGCGGGCGCAGATACCGCCTGGACCTTTCCAGATTCCACGCGCCCCTTCTGGAGGGTCCCGCGTACAGAATCTGTCGCCGCGCCGCCGGACCGTCGCAATGTGGTGTTGATTGTCATGGAATCCGGCCGTGGCCTCAACTGCGGATTTCTGAAGCCCTACGGCGCCGTGCGCGACGCCACCCCCTTCCTGGATTCGATGGCCCAAACGGGCAAGGTCTGGGCCCGGCACACCTGTCCGTCCATGCCCACCGTGCGCGCCTTGATGGCCATGCACCTGGGCGTTCCCGACCACCCGGACAAAAACATCGCCACGTCGTTTCCGGCGCTGCACCACAAGGCCTTCACGCAAATCTTGCGCGATGAAGGATGGCAGACCCGGTTCTTTTCCGGGGCAGATCCCGCTTGGGACAACGAGACCCCCTGGCTGGGCCGCTGGTACGATGGATTCGATTACAGCCAGAGCCGCGAACGGGACGAAGACCTCTTCGCGCACGTGGGCGAGTGGATGCACGAAAACGTATCCACCCAGAAGCCGTTTCTTGTCACCGTGATGACCAAGTCCAACCATTACCCCTTCGACCAGAAGCCCGAGTGGCAAACCGAACCCGATCTGCAAAAGCGCCACGAACGTTCGATGCGCTACATGGATTCGTGCATCGGGGTGTTCGTGCGGGGATTGCAGAAAGAACCCTGGTTTTCCAAGACGACCTTCGTGGTCACCGGCGACCACGGCTTCCCGCTGGGCGAGCACGGTCCGGGAAACATGGGCTTTGGACTGTTCGATGAATCCACCTGGGTGGCCATGCTCGCCTGGGGCGATTCGGCCCGGCTGGCCCCTGGCGTGGAGACCGGCCCCTCCTCCCACCTGGACATCCCTCCCACCATCCTTGCTCTGGCGGGACTGCGCAAGCCCAACCATTTTGCGGGGCATGATCTGACGCATGCCCTTCCCGCGTCGCGTCGCACCTGGGCCACGCACTACGACGAACTGTCCGTGCAAACCGCGACCTGGCGCGCGCATTCCACCATTTCGGGGCAGCCGCGTGAACACGGATCGCAGTTGTTCCGCTACGACATCGATGTGCGCGAACTGGCGGATTCCTTCGCGGGAAGGCAACCCCTGTTCGATTCGCTGGTGATCGACGCGCGGGCACGGGCTGTTCTCGCCGTGGAAGCCCTGCGCCGCGACGCCTTGGCTCCTGCTAGTCCACGCTGA
- a CDS encoding glycosyltransferase encodes MSVAPSILLVRSPLLGLDLEIALLERCAVRTIHPIELSQAFLEAAKRSGTRGVVTVNRSPEVALLCREAGLRYVSWSIDPLSRNRWEFVPGADEVLLVHRKVLVAPLIAMGHAHVEWLPLAAPERRWESLEGPVQVSPPSFVGSSLQDERRLFQAGLVAWGVQEAASALEAHFVELSAIAESEFGFHGFLRDPRLVPASLATHLAGVAAVEDIAECLDAGLAWVYRREQVRWWARSGIQVFGDGGWQEVVGEAWRGPLRNGQEMTRVYRDAALNVDAPRLHQREIATLRAFDVLASGGLLLVEAGTELEDLFCPGEEFLVWKTPDQRGSILEESLRNPDFARKIGSQGKEAAWGHRLGLRALKILEALQ; translated from the coding sequence ATGTCCGTCGCGCCCTCCATCCTGCTGGTCCGTTCCCCGCTTCTGGGGCTGGATCTGGAGATCGCGCTTCTGGAGCGATGCGCGGTGCGCACGATCCATCCGATCGAGCTCTCCCAAGCCTTCCTGGAGGCCGCCAAGCGTTCCGGCACGCGGGGAGTGGTCACGGTCAATCGCTCGCCCGAAGTGGCCTTGCTGTGCCGGGAGGCGGGCCTGCGGTACGTCTCCTGGTCGATCGATCCGCTCTCGCGCAATCGTTGGGAATTTGTGCCAGGTGCGGATGAGGTGTTGTTGGTCCATCGCAAGGTGCTGGTGGCACCACTGATCGCCATGGGGCATGCCCACGTGGAGTGGCTGCCGTTGGCGGCGCCCGAGCGTCGCTGGGAGTCCTTGGAGGGGCCCGTCCAGGTTTCCCCGCCATCGTTTGTGGGAAGTTCCCTGCAGGATGAACGCAGGCTCTTCCAGGCGGGCTTGGTGGCTTGGGGTGTCCAGGAGGCGGCCAGCGCCTTGGAGGCCCATTTTGTGGAGCTTTCCGCAATCGCGGAATCCGAATTCGGTTTCCACGGATTCCTGCGCGATCCCCGACTGGTGCCCGCCTCCCTGGCCACTCACTTGGCGGGTGTGGCCGCGGTGGAGGACATCGCCGAATGCCTGGACGCGGGGTTGGCCTGGGTCTATCGGCGCGAACAGGTCCGGTGGTGGGCGCGATCGGGCATCCAGGTGTTCGGCGACGGGGGTTGGCAGGAGGTGGTGGGAGAGGCCTGGCGGGGCCCGTTGCGCAACGGACAGGAAATGACGCGCGTCTACCGCGATGCCGCCCTGAACGTGGACGCGCCGCGCCTGCACCAGCGCGAGATCGCCACCTTGCGGGCGTTCGATGTGTTGGCATCCGGCGGCCTGTTGCTGGTGGAAGCTGGCACCGAACTGGAAGACCTCTTTTGTCCGGGCGAAGAATTCCTGGTGTGGAAAACCCCTGACCAGCGCGGCTCCATTCTGGAGGAATCCCTCCGGAATCCGGACTTCGCCAGGAAGATCGGCTCCCAGGGGAAGGAAGCGGCGTGGGGGCATCGGCTGGGATTGCGCGCCCTGAAAATTCTCGAGGCTCTACAGTAG
- a CDS encoding rhodanese-like domain-containing protein — MKHCTPKDLLEGRSPANAQYIDVREPEELAEVAWPLFAPMPMSGLQGAFQELDKNRPVVILCRSGKRSENCGNFLESKGFSEIWNVDGGIIQAEAEGAPVVFNQE; from the coding sequence ATGAAGCACTGCACACCCAAGGATCTGCTCGAGGGCCGCTCGCCCGCCAATGCCCAATACATCGATGTGCGTGAGCCGGAAGAGCTCGCGGAAGTCGCCTGGCCGCTCTTTGCGCCCATGCCCATGTCCGGGCTCCAGGGGGCCTTCCAGGAGTTGGACAAGAATCGTCCCGTCGTGATCCTCTGCCGCTCGGGCAAGAGATCGGAAAACTGCGGCAACTTCCTGGAATCCAAGGGATTCTCGGAAATCTGGAACGTCGATGGCGGGATCATCCAGGCGGAGGCCGAAGGCGCCCCCGTCGTGTTCAACCAGGAATAA
- a CDS encoding chitobiase/beta-hexosaminidase C-terminal domain-containing protein, giving the protein MNTRICTLLALFALASCREELATEPSTDTPRQFAPRLLAVPNASIVLVEISTQPFGTASGNGILTQREADWNQGSIRIDNLPEGSLWFRVSGLNSDRSRAWSSSGTVPTASGPSIVDIGGSTGVPITTAPALSISATANGDRLQLYCPSTSGSNHHPVWHLGNTSPAPGTNYQSDMKQTTEVDLPANSKITARCTDGTTWGALNTWSWEINPTTPEPDLTSQGTELGAITINAPPVGTAGSVTFSAVTTRMDIPNPQIALRLGGTGSFQRFPMGYSTQVSSATKIEVYQLGWSAVAHRWFKGPLQTGIAGTPELKGAALSFNAPGILEPPSLGGSATFTVPTGTSNLQNLKLAIWTDLNPTWTLQDFSYSLPITAKVTIKAYAIGWNPTSQEWFYGRESTLVISGQSSSTPVVSGPFNEIPQPIATLPPTGSGSVSFAPPTTIPADLYPLKLAVKNSMGGWDWKEMNYLLPVNPGTTFDVYLIGWSNSEKRWKQGSLLTTTVSTFTPPNPPTISAAGYDFSPPGINAFGTFPVNASFSVPADLPAGFTNRQIAYRTAALGTMPSGPFNYTSETSTVPVTSQLQLEACIVAWDPGNSTWKIGQSKTIVVSGGKPVGDPDYTTPGGLDLEVPTLTLPTRLPGNLQVGVPANMPTDLVEAKVAYQLGSTGIWLPARPNENIAIQTPVQVKVYVAAWSNSQQRWMYGRVKTFYLDPAGSTLAPPSFTDLSNNPLEASLEVPGTSFTINLRSTTGSVYYTTDGTSPSPGMGSTQPWSSGMTLQIPTGSDSIVVRAIAYDGSRVSTENKLVVHLPRWTLLDDRDLICLAAGPDGSVFACGDGNGPKRLVDTGWVDLVPNWNLPGAQTLHINDSELVAGVEGQVWRIRKFATCWIYGVTRHGGNLWASTDFGTYTCVEGIWGQWTTVQKPDGTGPMWSDGSNLWQGSGDVLAKYGWDASIPGYNWMAWGTKASNIRAFAADSFSTTVPTLREDMIVATESGIYLWNTTTSSMILRSVVQSDVSGIEGIAWGPSKRLYMAFRDANGYGGVRRTPGWASTWNHVAMGWPGQAEGTPYGATGVGFHRMFNGDTRVVATTPRGTYTVKLLY; this is encoded by the coding sequence ATGAACACCAGAATTTGCACCCTGCTTGCGCTCTTCGCGCTGGCCTCCTGCCGTGAAGAGCTCGCCACGGAGCCCTCCACAGACACCCCTCGCCAGTTCGCGCCCCGGTTGTTGGCGGTTCCCAACGCCAGCATCGTGTTGGTGGAAATCTCCACCCAACCCTTCGGCACAGCCTCCGGCAATGGAATTTTGACACAGCGGGAGGCCGATTGGAACCAGGGTTCCATCAGGATCGACAACCTGCCGGAAGGCTCGTTGTGGTTTCGCGTGAGCGGACTCAACAGCGATCGTTCCCGGGCCTGGAGTTCCTCCGGGACCGTTCCCACCGCCTCGGGGCCGTCCATCGTGGACATCGGAGGGAGCACGGGAGTCCCCATCACCACCGCTCCCGCGCTTTCCATCTCCGCCACCGCCAACGGCGATCGCTTGCAACTGTACTGCCCCAGCACGTCCGGCTCCAACCACCACCCGGTCTGGCACCTGGGCAACACCAGTCCGGCGCCGGGAACCAACTACCAGTCCGACATGAAGCAGACCACGGAAGTGGACCTGCCCGCCAACTCCAAGATCACCGCCCGCTGCACGGACGGCACCACCTGGGGCGCTCTCAACACCTGGAGCTGGGAAATCAATCCGACGACGCCCGAACCCGATCTGACCAGCCAGGGAACCGAGCTTGGCGCGATCACCATCAACGCGCCCCCGGTCGGGACCGCGGGGAGTGTGACATTTTCCGCCGTCACGACGCGCATGGACATCCCCAATCCGCAGATCGCCCTTCGCCTGGGTGGAACCGGATCCTTCCAGCGCTTCCCGATGGGCTATTCGACCCAGGTTTCTTCCGCGACCAAAATCGAGGTGTACCAGCTGGGATGGAGCGCCGTGGCGCATCGATGGTTCAAGGGACCCCTGCAAACAGGAATCGCCGGCACTCCCGAACTGAAAGGAGCCGCATTGAGCTTCAACGCGCCGGGAATCCTGGAACCCCCGTCCCTGGGGGGATCCGCGACCTTCACCGTTCCCACCGGGACCAGCAACCTCCAGAACCTCAAACTGGCCATCTGGACCGATCTCAATCCCACCTGGACCTTGCAGGATTTCTCGTACTCGTTGCCCATCACGGCCAAGGTCACCATCAAGGCCTATGCGATCGGATGGAACCCCACTTCCCAGGAATGGTTCTACGGAAGGGAATCGACGTTGGTCATCTCCGGCCAGTCGTCTTCCACCCCCGTCGTCTCGGGCCCATTCAACGAAATCCCCCAGCCCATCGCGACCCTGCCTCCGACAGGTTCCGGCAGCGTCTCGTTCGCGCCTCCGACCACGATCCCGGCGGATCTCTATCCCCTCAAGCTCGCGGTGAAAAATTCCATGGGCGGGTGGGATTGGAAAGAAATGAACTACCTCCTCCCCGTCAATCCGGGCACAACGTTCGATGTGTATCTGATCGGATGGTCCAACTCCGAAAAACGCTGGAAGCAAGGCTCGCTGCTGACCACGACCGTATCCACGTTCACTCCCCCCAATCCCCCGACGATCAGTGCGGCCGGGTACGATTTTTCCCCGCCGGGAATCAACGCCTTCGGCACCTTCCCGGTCAACGCGTCGTTCAGCGTCCCCGCCGACCTGCCCGCCGGCTTCACGAACCGCCAGATCGCCTACCGCACGGCCGCCCTCGGCACCATGCCCAGCGGCCCCTTCAACTACACCTCGGAGACCTCGACAGTTCCTGTCACTTCGCAACTGCAACTGGAGGCCTGCATCGTGGCCTGGGATCCCGGCAACAGCACCTGGAAGATCGGGCAATCGAAAACCATCGTGGTCAGTGGCGGCAAACCCGTCGGCGATCCGGATTACACGACACCGGGAGGACTCGATCTCGAGGTCCCGACCTTGACACTGCCGACCAGGCTTCCGGGCAATCTCCAAGTCGGGGTTCCCGCCAATATGCCCACGGATCTGGTGGAAGCCAAGGTCGCCTACCAATTGGGCTCCACCGGCATCTGGTTGCCCGCCCGGCCCAACGAGAACATTGCCATCCAAACCCCTGTGCAGGTGAAGGTCTACGTGGCGGCATGGAGCAACAGCCAGCAACGCTGGATGTACGGCAGGGTGAAGACCTTCTACCTGGATCCGGCCGGATCCACCCTGGCACCGCCCTCCTTCACCGATCTTTCGAACAATCCCCTGGAAGCGAGCCTGGAGGTTCCGGGAACCTCCTTCACGATCAACCTCCGTTCCACGACAGGTTCTGTCTACTACACCACGGATGGAACCTCGCCTTCGCCGGGTATGGGAAGCACCCAACCGTGGAGCAGCGGCATGACGCTGCAGATCCCCACCGGATCGGATTCGATCGTGGTGCGCGCCATCGCCTACGACGGATCCCGGGTTTCCACCGAAAACAAACTGGTGGTCCATCTGCCTCGCTGGACCTTGCTGGACGATCGCGATCTGATCTGCCTGGCGGCGGGCCCCGACGGCAGCGTGTTCGCCTGTGGCGACGGCAACGGTCCCAAGCGGCTGGTGGACACCGGCTGGGTGGACCTCGTGCCCAATTGGAACCTTCCCGGCGCCCAAACCCTGCACATCAACGACTCCGAGCTGGTGGCCGGCGTGGAAGGCCAGGTGTGGCGCATCCGTAAATTCGCCACCTGCTGGATCTACGGCGTCACTCGCCATGGCGGCAATCTGTGGGCGTCCACGGATTTCGGCACATACACCTGCGTCGAAGGCATCTGGGGGCAATGGACCACAGTCCAGAAGCCCGACGGCACCGGCCCGATGTGGTCGGATGGAAGCAATCTGTGGCAGGGATCCGGCGATGTGCTCGCGAAGTACGGCTGGGATGCGAGCATTCCAGGCTACAACTGGATGGCTTGGGGCACCAAGGCTTCCAACATCCGCGCCTTCGCCGCGGATTCGTTCTCCACCACCGTTCCCACGTTGCGCGAGGACATGATCGTCGCGACGGAATCCGGCATCTACCTCTGGAACACCACCACCTCCTCCATGATCTTGCGTTCGGTGGTCCAATCGGATGTTTCGGGGATCGAAGGGATCGCTTGGGGACCCAGCAAGCGCCTGTACATGGCCTTCAGGGACGCCAACGGCTACGGCGGCGTGCGGCGCACCCCGGGCTGGGCGAGCACCTGGAACCACGTGGCGATGGGCTGGCCCGGCCAAGCGGAAGGAACGCCCTACGGTGCCACCGGAGTGGGATTCCACCGGATGTTCAACGGCGACACCCGCGTGGTGGCCACCACCCCGCGCGGGACCTACACCGTCAAGCTGCTGTATTGA
- the pgsA gene encoding CDP-diacylglycerol--glycerol-3-phosphate 3-phosphatidyltransferase: MPHSAPISPRPKWFAWVQTALFALWIPVLILIPFHGDYEAVILLAILFTGGGILGWIDRRWREEEKLQIWAGSFERIFLLVAVWFLAQRLWGDEWEPFPTLLTLMAGGLFLRYLVGFILILARERSRLPPVRRDVWQYFAHWSVYAATLLQTLEIQPYATVACGVSIILCIVSSVVWLIKHFRHPEARSHMTVATQITLSRIVLAPVFIAVFFYDGDSDFTNNHLVFQVLALLIAISSAVSDWLDGHLARKWGEVTTLGKYLDPWSDKMATFTTFLCFLGAGWASVAAVAIIFYRESAVETLRTLAAGEGEVIAARNSGKWKTGIQIGVIIAILTFACFDGILRDLHLDWPWWTLFFKITPPVLMWVVAAVTAASGLEYLYASRKMLSKHL, translated from the coding sequence ATGCCCCACTCGGCACCCATCTCGCCCCGTCCCAAGTGGTTTGCCTGGGTCCAGACCGCCTTGTTCGCGCTGTGGATTCCCGTCTTGATCCTCATTCCGTTCCATGGCGACTACGAAGCGGTCATATTGCTCGCGATCCTGTTCACGGGTGGCGGTATCCTGGGCTGGATCGATCGGCGCTGGCGCGAAGAAGAAAAGCTCCAGATCTGGGCGGGAAGCTTCGAGCGGATCTTTCTTTTGGTGGCGGTTTGGTTTTTGGCCCAACGGCTTTGGGGCGACGAATGGGAGCCGTTTCCCACGCTTCTGACCCTCATGGCCGGTGGCTTGTTCCTGCGCTATCTGGTCGGATTCATTTTGATCCTGGCGCGCGAACGCTCCCGGCTTCCACCCGTGCGACGCGATGTGTGGCAATACTTCGCGCATTGGTCGGTGTACGCGGCAACGCTCCTGCAAACCCTGGAAATCCAGCCCTACGCCACAGTGGCCTGCGGGGTGAGCATCATCCTGTGCATCGTCAGCTCGGTGGTTTGGCTGATCAAGCATTTCCGCCATCCCGAGGCCCGCTCCCACATGACCGTGGCCACCCAGATCACCCTTTCGCGCATCGTGTTGGCGCCGGTGTTCATCGCGGTGTTCTTCTACGACGGCGACAGCGATTTCACCAACAACCATCTGGTGTTCCAGGTGTTGGCGTTGCTCATCGCGATTTCGTCGGCGGTGTCCGATTGGCTGGATGGCCACTTGGCGCGCAAATGGGGCGAGGTCACCACGCTGGGCAAGTATCTGGATCCGTGGTCGGACAAGATGGCCACCTTCACCACCTTCCTTTGCTTTTTGGGAGCCGGATGGGCCTCGGTGGCGGCCGTGGCGATCATCTTCTACCGCGAGAGCGCCGTGGAGACCCTTCGCACCTTGGCCGCAGGCGAGGGTGAGGTGATCGCCGCCCGCAATTCCGGCAAATGGAAGACCGGAATCCAAATCGGGGTCATCATCGCGATCCTGACCTTCGCGTGTTTCGATGGGATCCTGCGCGATCTTCACTTGGACTGGCCGTGGTGGACCTTGTTCTTCAAGATCACTCCACCGGTGCTGATGTGGGTGGTCGCGGCGGTCACAGCCGCCTCGGGCTTGGAATACCTCTACGCTTCGCGAAAGATGCTTTCCAAGCATCTGTGA